The Rhinopithecus roxellana isolate Shanxi Qingling chromosome 13, ASM756505v1, whole genome shotgun sequence genome contains a region encoding:
- the HELZ2 gene encoding helicase with zinc finger domain 2: protein MVGCRPTFPRPLCYQVCRYYSPGLGCRRHRNRCTFARSREEALVWTFERQHNLQRMWLKAEVQGGGAQGGAGRAADAILTEFGGRFELLCSLCFRCCPPRVCRVDPQGQCPEHGACPSLLAHVSAEGRRKQQFVTVRPQPRAGQPPAYCRFVGRGQPCWRGESRCQFAHSAVEMAVWEAEQLGGLQRGDLLTPPAPDSDGRTVPLGQPPVAWLYCPACLVTCHSQEAFENHCASSEHAQMVAFDQAVPWEHRSPPPGLSKFELCPKPDLCEYGDACTKAHSARELQEWVQRRRAVELRGQAAWQGGLVPYQERLLAEYQRSSSEVLVLAETLDGVLVTCNQPLMYQAQERKTQYSWTFAVHSEEPLLHVALLKQEPGANFSLVAPGLLPGRLYARGERFRLPSSAADFQVGVSVQAASFGTFEQWVVFDFGRRPVLLRKLGLQLGQGRRPEPCRSLALGHPEEMERWHTGNRHVVPAVERTAEQTALMAKYKDPALALEFNRSGLASGPISPTNYRQRMHQFLYEEETAQQQLVAKLTLRGQVFLKTALQTPALNMLFAPPGALYAEVPVPPSLMPDTDQGFLLGRAVSTALVAPVPAPNNAVFEVRLEKRASSEQALWLLLPARCCLALGLQPEARLVLEVQFQIDPMTFRLWHQAVDTLPEEQLVVPDLPACALPRPWSVPPLRRGNRKQELAVALIAGWGPGDGRRVPPLLIYGPFGTGKTYTLAMASLEVIRRPQAKVLICTHTNSAADIYIREYFHSHVSGGHPEATPLRVMYTDRPPSQTDPVTLQYCCLTNDHRAFRPPTWAELARHRVVVTTTSQARELRVPVGFFSHILLDEAAQMLECEALTPLAYASHSTRLVLAGDHMQVTPRLFSVARARAAEHTLLHRLFLYYQQETHEVARQSRLVFHENYRCTEAIVSFVSRHFYVAKGNPIHARGKVPPHPRHYPLMFCHVAGSPDRDISMTSWLNLAEIAQAVEKVQEVYNTWPSCWGGREQRHICVVSHGAQVSALRQELRRRDLGQVSVGSFEILPGRQFRVVVLSTVHTCQSLLSPGAPAPEFFTDARVLNTILTRAQSQLVVVGDAVALCSFGACGKLWESFIRECVERHSVCPEGLSMEQVEQGVAQRRRWPPQGTRAGAVGNWEAAPEPVGDPAEEPATVVTATVKAEPGDEALSPASGEITATTAQTEAVAAPAGGAVKEDTAPGACTAGAAAAAGVESTEPEDAEADFWPWDGELNADDAILRELLDESQKVMVTVGEDGLLDTVARPESPRQARLYENLPPAALRKLLRAEPEWYRHCTFVQETFERASAIPLDDASSGPIQVRGRLDCGMAFTGDEVLVQLLSGDRAPEGRLRGRVLGVLKRRRHELAFVCRMDRWDPRIMVPINGSVTKIFVAELKDPSQVPVYGLRKGRLQRVGLERLTVEARHSRLFWVHIVLWRQGFYYPLGIVREVLPEASTWEQGLRILGLEYSLRVPPSDLAAVTKALQKYQTELGRVAGRREDCRAFLTFTVDPQGACNLDDALSVRDLGPQCEVAVHITDVASFVPRDGVLDVEARRQGAAFYAPGREPVPMLPASLCQDILSLLPGRDRLAISLFLTMEKASGQLKSLHFAPSVVRSDRQLSYEEAEQVIRQHPGAGRELPARLDSVDACVVAACYFSRLLRRHRLQSDCFYEQPDEDSTLGFRAAHIMVKEYMIQFNRLVAEFLVGSERTRTVTPLRWQPAPHSQQLKALCEKHGEWVPLSLHLGHHLRGGGGSAPDTQLHLLASLWKQVQFAARTQDYEQMVDLVTTDDMHPFLAPASRDLRKALERSAFGRCTWGHQQQGGHYSLQVEWYTWATSPIRRYLDVVLQRQILLALGHGGSAYSARDIDGLCQGFSLQHALAQSYQRRAHSLHLAVQLKAQPLDKLGFAVDVEAGSRCFRLQFPSNRETLPDPCSVPYSSLQLAEHPHALAGRPGLQLLWRRRVYSVQGSSPPLPLPGTVLDPHTWAVETALWKQLLALVELQLWPEAAALIQEKGEASPRRGLVQVQRSRCGHFLEVARELGSGDTLQVQLGASLQHGFLVPSPQLWTVAPGFSLCLEHVERPGDCFLGHVYRAPRDRYRDVDEYACVWEPFCALESATGAVAENDSVTLQHLSVSWDVSRMPQGQLQGAFRLEAAFLEENCVDINLSCCYLCIRLEGLPAPTASPRPGPSSLGPGLSVDPGTYTWVAHGQTEDWDQERRADRQEAPRQVHLFIHHMGMEKVPEEVLRPGTLFTVELLPKQLPDLRKEEAVRGLEEASPLVTSIALGQPVPQPLCRVIPSRFLERQTYDIPGGRHKLNPSQNRAVREALEKPLTVVQGPPGTGKTIVGLHIIFWFHKSNQEQVQPGGSPDGETRLGGPCILYCGPSNKSVDVLAELLLRRMELKPLRVYSEQAEASEFPVPRLGSRKLLRRNPREGRPNQSLRSITLHHRIRQAPNPYSSEIKAFDTRLQSGELFSREDLVLYKKVLWEARKFELERHEVILCTCSCAASASLKTLDVRQILVDEAGMATEPETLIPLVRFPQAEKVVLLGDHKQLRPVVKNEWLQNLGLDRSLFERYHEDAHMLDTQYRMHEGICAFPSVAFYKSRLKTWQGLKRPPSVLGHAGKESCPVIFGHVQGHERSLLVSTDEGNENSKANLEEVAEVVRITKQLTLGRTIEPQDVAVLTPYNAQASEISKALRREGIAGVAVSSITKSQGSEWRYVLVSTVRTCAKSDLDQRPTKSWLKKFLGFVVDPNQVNVAVTRAQEGLCLIGDHLLLRCCPLWRSLLDFCEAQQSLVPASQVRVCRRPTMPS, encoded by the exons ATGGTGGGCTGCCGGCCCACCTTCCCAAGGCCCTTGTGCTACCAAGTCTGCCGCTATTATAGCCCTGGGCTCGGCTGCCGGCGCCACCGAAACCGGTGCACCTTTGCCCGCAGTCGCGAGGAGGCCCTGGTCTGGACCTTTGAGCGTCAGCACAACCTCCAGCGCATGTGGCTGAAGGCGGAGGTGCAGGGCGGtggggcccagggaggggcaggccgGGCGGCTGATGCCATCCTCACGGAGTTTGGCGGCCGCTTCGAGCTGCTCTGCTCCCTCTGCTTCAGGTGCTGCCCCCCACGTGTCTGTCGCGTGGACCCCCAGGGGCAGTGCCCTGAGCACGGAGCCTGCCCCTCCCTCTTGGCCCATGTGAGCGCCGAGGGCCGCCGCAAGCAACAGTTTGTGACGGTGAGGCCACAGCCCCGGGCCGGCCAGCCTCCCGCCTACTGCAGGTTTGTGGGGCGCGGGCAGCCATGCTGGCGTGGGGAGTCCCGCTGCCAGTTCGCACACAGCGCCGTGGAGATGGCTGTGTGGGAGGCCGAGCAGCTGGGTGGTCTCCAGCGGGGGGACCTGCTCACACCCCCTGCCCCTGACAGCGACGGGCGCACGGTCCCCCTCGGCCAGCCCCCTGTGGCCTGGCTGTACTGCCCGGCCTGCTTGGTCACCTGCCACTCTCAGGAGGCCTTCGAGAACCACTGCGCATCCTCGGAACACGCACAGATGGTGGCCTTCGACCAGGCCGTACCCTGGGAGCACCGTTCCCCACCCCCAGGACTCTCCAAGTTCGAGCTCTGCCCGAA GCCTGACCTCTGTGAGTATGGGGACGCCTGCACCAAGGCGCACTCGGCACGGGAGCTGCAGGAATGGGTCCAGCGCAGGCGGGCTGTGGAGCTGCGGGGGCAGGCGGCCTGGCAGGGTGGGCTGGTGCCCTACCAGGAGCGGCTGCTGGCCGAGTACCAGCGCAGCAGCAGTGAGGTCCTTGTG CTGGCAGAGACCCTTGATGGAGTGCTCGTCACCTGCAACCAGCCCCTGATGTACCAGGCCCAGGAGAGGAAGACCCAGTACAGCTGGACGTTTGCCGTCCACTCTGAG GAGCCCCTGCTACATGTGGCCCTGCTGAAGCAGGAGCCTGGAGCCAACTTCTCCCTGGTGGCTCCCGGCCTCCTGCCGGGCCGGCTCTACGCACGGGGTGAGCGCTTCCGTTTGCCCAGCTCCGCCGCCGACTTCCAGGTGGGAGTGAGTGTGCAGGCCGCCTCCTTTGGCACCTTTGAGCAATGGGTGGTCTTCGACTTTGGCCGCCGGCCGGTGCTGCTGCGGAAGCTGGGGCTGCAGCTGGGCCAGGGGCGTCGCCCAGAACCCTGCAGGAGTCTGGCGCTCGGCCATCCTGAGGAGATGGAGCGCTGGCACACTGGCAACCGCCACGTGGTGCCTGCCGTGGAGCGGACGGCCGAGCAGACAGCCCTGATGGCCAAGTACAAGGACCCTGCCCTGGCCCTAGAGTTTAACCGCAGCGGCCTGGCCTCGGGCCCCatctcaccaaccaactatcggCAAAGGATGCACCAGTTTCTCTATGAGGAGGAGACGGCTCAGCAGCAGCTGGTGGCCAA GCTGACCCTGCGGGGCCAGGTGTTCCTGAAGACGGCATTGCAGACGCCAGCGCTGAACATGCTCTTCGCGCCTCCGGGAGCACTGTACGCAGAGGTCCCCGTCCCCCCCTCCCTGATGCCAGACACAGACCAGGGCTTCCTGCTGGGCCGGGCGGTCAGCACAGCCCTGGTGGCCCCCGTCCCCGCACCCAACAATGCAGTGTTCGAGGTACGGCTGGAGAAACGGGCCAGCTCGGAGCAGGCGCTGTGGCTGCTGCTTCCCGCCCGCTGCTGCTTGGCCCTGGGGCTGCAGCCTGAGGCCCGCCTGGTCCTGGAGGTGCAGTTCCAGATTGACCCGATGACCTTCCGCCTCTGGCACCAGGCAGTGGACACGCTACCTGAGGAGCAGCTGGTGGTGCCTGACCTGCCCGCCTGCGCCCTTCCCAGACCTTGGTCTGTCCCACCCTTGCGGCGTGGCAACCGCAAGCAGGAGCTGGCCGTGGCGCTCATCGCGGGCTGGGGCCCTGGGGATGGGAGGCGTGTCCCCCCACTGCTCATCTATGGCCCCTTTGGCACCGGCAAGACCTACACGCTGGCCATGGCCTCCCTGGAGGTCATCCGGAGGCCTCAAGCCAAGGTGCTCATCTGCACACACACCAACAG CGCTGCCGACATCTACATCCGGGAGTATTTCCACAGCCATGTCAGCGGCGGCCACCCCGAGGCCACTCCTCTCCGTGTGATGTACACGGACCGGCCACCGAGCCAGACGGACCCCGTCACGCTGCAGTACTGTTGCCTGACCAACGACCACCGGGCTTTCCGCCCGCCCACGTGGGCAGAGCTGGCAAGGCACCGGGTGGTGgtcaccaccacctcccaggcccGCGAGCTCAGGGTGCCGGTCGGCTTCTTCTCCCACATTCTCCTCGACGAGGCGGCCCAGATGCTGGAGTGTGAGGCCCTCACCCCGCTGGCCTACGCCTCGCACAGCACCCGCCTCGTGCTGGCAGGCGACCACATGCAGGTCACGCCCCGGCTCTTCAGTGTTGCCAGGGCCCGGGCGGCCGAGCACACGCTGCTGCACCGCCTCTTCCTGTACTACCAGCAGGAGACGCACGAGGTGGCACGGCAGAGCCGCCTGGTCTTCCATGAGAACTACCGCTGCACGGAAGCCATCGTCAGCTTCGTCTCCCGGCACTTCTACGTGGCCAAGGGCAACCCCATCCACGCCAGGGGCAAGGTTCCGCCCCACCCCCGGCACTACCCACTCATGTTCTGCCACGTGGCGGGCAGCCCAGACCGGGACATATCCATGACATCCTGGTTGAATCTGGCTGAGATTGCCCAGGCCGTCGAGAAGGTGCAGGAGGTCTACAACACCTGGCCCAGCTGCTGGGGTGGCCGTGAGCAGAGGCACATCTGCGTCGTGTCCCACGGGGCTCAG GTCAGTGCGCTGAGGCAGGAGCTGAGGAGGCGGGACCTAGGCCAGGTGTCTGTGGGCAGTTTTGAGATCCTGCCAG GGCGGCAGTTCCGGGTGGTGGTGCTCAGCACGGTGCACACCTGCCAGAGCCTGCTCAGCCCCGGGGCACCGGCCCCCGAGTTCTTCACCGACGCCCGCGTGCTCAACACCATCCTGACCCGCGCCCAGTCCCAGCTGGTGGTAGTGGGGGACGCCGTGGCCCTCTGCTCCTTCGGGGCCTGTGGCAAGCTCTGGGAGAGCTTCATCCGCGAGTGTGTGGAGCGGCACAGTGTCTGCCCCGAGGGCCTGTCCATGGAGCAGGTTGAGCAGGGCGTGGCGCAGAGACGGCGCTGGCCCCCTCAAGGCACACGAGCTGGGGCAGTGGGGAACTGGGAGGCTGCCCCAGAGCCAGTAGGGGACCCAGCCGAGGAACCAGCGACTGTGGTGACGGCCACAGTGAAGGCAGAGCCGGGAGATGAGGCTCTGAGCCCAGCCTCTGGTGAAATCACGGCAACCACAGCGCAGACGGAGGCTGTGGCAGCGCCAGCAGGAGGCGCAGTGAAGGAGGACACGGCGCCCGGGGCCTGCACGGCGGGAGCAGCCGCTGCGGCAGGCGTGGAGTCCACCGAACCTGAGGATGCAGAGGCTGACTTCTGGCCGTGGGACGGGGAGCTCAACGCTGACGACGCCATCCTGCGGGAGCTTCTGGATGAGAGCCAGAAGGTGATGGTAACCGTCGGGGAGGACGGGCTGCTGGACACCGTCGCCAGGCCAGAGTCCCCGCGGCAGGCCCGGCTGTACGAGAACCTGCCCCCGGCTGCACTGCGGAAGCTGCTGCGTGCGGAGCCAGAGTGGTACCGTCACTGCACCTTCGTGCAGGAGACCTTTGAGCGGGCGTCCGCCATCCCGCTGGACGACGCCTCCTCGGGCCCCATCCAGGTCAGGGGCCGCCTGGACTGTGGGATGGCCTTCACCGGGGATGAGGTGCTGGTGCAGCTCCTTTCGGGAGACAGGGCCCCCGAGGGGCGGCTTCGGGGCCGCGTGCTGGGCGTGCTGAAGAGGAGGAGGCACGAGCTGGCGTTTGTGTGCCGCATGGACAGGTGGGACCCGCGCATCATGGTCCCCATCAATGGCTCCGTGACCAAGATCTTTGTGGCCGAGCTGAAGGACCCATCGCAGGTCCCCGTCTACGGCCTCCGGAAGGGCCGGCTGCAGCGTGTGGGGCTTGAGAGGCTCACGGTGGAGGCCCGGCACAGCCGGCTCTTCTGGGTCCACATTGTCCTGTGGCGGCAGGGCTTCTACTACCCGCTGGGCATCGTCCGGGAGGTGCTGCCTGAGGCCAGCACCTGGGAGCAGGGCCTCCGCATCCTTGGCCTGGAGTACAGCTTGAGGGTGCCCCCATCGGACCTGGCTGCCGTCACCAAGGCACTGCAGAAATACCAAACAGAGCTTGGCCGGGTTGCCGGCCGTCGAGAGGACTGCCGCGCCTTCCTGACCTTCACTGTGGACCCCCAGGGCGCCTGCAACCTCGATGATGCCCTCAGTGTCCGAGACCTGGGTCCCCAGTGCGAGGTGGCTGTACACATCACTGATGTTGCCAGCTTCGTGCCCAGGGACGGGGTGCTGGACGTGGAGGCCCGAAGGCAGGGTGCTGCGTTCTATGCCCCTGGCAGGGAACCAGTGCCCATGCTGCCTGCCAGCCTCTGCCAGGacatcctcagcctcctgccgGGCCGGGACCGTCTGGCCATCTCCCTGTTCCTCACCATGGAGAAAGCCAGTGGCCAGCTGAAGAGCCTGCACTTTGCACCCTCCGTGGTCCGCTCTGACCGCCAGCTGTCCTACGAGGAGGCAGAGCAGGTGATCAGGCAGCACCCGGGTGCCGGCCGTGAGCTGCCAGCCCGCCTGGACTCTGTGGACGCCTGCGTCGTGGCTGCGTGCTACTTCTCTCGGCTGCTGCGCCGGCACCGCCTGCAGTCCGACTGCTTCTATGAGCAGCCGGACGAGGACAGCACCCTGGGCTTCCGCGCGGCCCACATCATGGTGAAGGAGTACATGATTCAGTTTAACAGGCTCGTGGCAGAGTTCCTGGTGGGCAGCGAGCGCACACGGACGGTCACGCCTCTGCGGTGGCAGCCAGCACCCCACAGCCAGCAGCTCAAGGCCCTGTGTGAGAAGCATGGGGAGTGGGTGCCCCTGTCACTGCACCTCGGCCACCACCTGCGTGGCGGTGGGGGCAGCGCCCCTGACACGCAGCTGCACCTCCTGGCCTCCCTCTGGAAGCAGGTCCAGTTTGCCGCCCGCACTCAGGACTACGAGCAGATGGTGGACTTAGTCACCACGGACGACATGCACCCGTTCCTGGCTCCTGCAAGCCGCGACCTCCGCAAGGCCTTGGAGCGCTCGGCGTTCGGCCGCTGCACCTGGGGCCACCAGCAGCAGGGTGGCCACTACTCGCTGCAGGTGGAATGGTACACATGGGCCACCTCACCCATCCGCAGGTACCTGGACGTGGTGTTGCAGCGGCAGATCCTGCTGGCGCTGGGCCATGGGGGCTCCGCCTACTCTGCCAGGGACATTGATGGGCTCTGCCAGGGCTTCAGCCTCCAGCACGCACTTGCCCAGAGCTATCAGCGGCGGGCGCACAGCCTGCACCTGGCCGTGCAGCTCAAGGCCCAGCCTCTGGACAAGCTGGGCTTCGCGGTGGATGTGGAGGCAGGCTCCCGCTGCTTCCGGCTGCAATTCCCCAGCAACCGGGAGACACTGCCCGACCCCTGCTCCGTCCCCTACAGCTCCCTGCAGCTGGCCGAGCACCCCCATGCCCTGGCAGGCCGGCCGGGCCTGCAGCTCCTGTGGCGGCGCCGGGTCTACTCAGTGCAGGGATCCAGCCCGCCCTTGCCactgcctggcactgtgctggaCCCACACACCTGGGCCGTGGAGACGGCTCTATGGAAGCAGCTGCTGGCGCTGGTGGAGCTGCAGCTCTGGCCAGAGGCGGCTGCTCTCATCCAGGAGAAGGGTGAGGCGTCCCCACGGCGGGGGCTGGTGCAGGTGCAACGGAGCCGCTGTGGCCATTTCCTGGAGGTGGCCCGGGAGCTGGGCAGTGGGGACACCCTTCAGGTGCAGCTTGGCGCCAGCCTGCAGCACGGCTTCCTGGTACCGAGCCCTCAGCTCTGGACCGTGGCACCCGGCTTCAGCCTCTGCCTGGAGCACGTGGAGCGGCCCGGAGACTGCTTCTTGGGCCATGTGTACCGGGCCCCGCGGGACCGCTATCGCGACGTGGATGAGTACGCCTGCGTGTGGGAGCCATTCTGCGCTCTGGAGTCGGCCACTGGTGCGGTTGCCGAGAATGACTCTGTCACACTTCAGCACCTGAGTGTTTCCTGGGATGTGTCACGGATGCCGCAGGGGCAGCTGCAGGGTGCCTTCCGCCTGGAGGCCGCCTTCCTCGAGGAGAACTGTGTCGACATCAACCTCAGCTGCTGCTACCTCTGCATCCGGCTCGAGGGGCTGCCGGCTCCCACGGCCAGCCCTCGCCCCGGGCCCAGCAGCCTCGGCCCTGGCCTGAGTGTCGACCCTGGCACCTACACCTGGGTGGCCCACGGGCAGACGGAGGACTGGGACCAGGAGCGCCGGGCAGACCGGCAGGAGGCTCCCAGACAGGTGCACCTCTTCATCCACCACATGGGCATGGAGAAGGTTCCGGAAGAGGTGCTGAGGCCGGGCACCCTGTTCACCGTTGAGCTGCTGCCTAAGCagcttcctgatct CCGCAAGGAGGAAGCTGTGCGTGGGCTAGAGGAGGCGTCCCCGCTGGTCACCAGCATCGCACTGGGCCAGCCTGTCCCGCAGCCCCTCTGCAGAG TGATCCCCAGCAGGTTCCTGGAGCGGCAGACCTATGACATCCCTGGAGGCCGCCACAAGCTGAACCCTAGCCAGAACAGGGCGGTCAGGGAGGCTCTGGAGAAGCCCCTCACAGTCGTCCAGGGCCCGCCAG GTACAGGGAAGACGATCGTGGGCCTCCACATCATATTCTGGTTTCATAAATCAAACCAGGAGCAGGTGCAGCCCGGAGGCTCCCCCGATGGGGAGACGCGGCTAGGGGGTCCCTGCATCTTGTACTGCGGCCCCTCCAACAAGTCGGTGGATGTCCTGGCAG AACTGCTCCTGAGAAGGATGGAGCTGAAGCCTCTCCGGGTGTACAGCGAGCAGGCCGAGGCCAGCGAGTTCCCAGTGCCGCGCCTGGGCAGCAGGAAGCTGCTCAGGAGGAACCCCCGGGAGGGGAGGCCGAACCAGAGCCTCAG GAGCATCACCCTGCACCATCGGATCCGGCAGGCCCCCAACCCGTACTCGTCGGAAATCAAGGCCTTTGACACCCGGCTGCAGAGCGGGGAGCTTTTCTCCAGGGAGGACCTGGTCTT GTACAAGAAGGTCTTGTGGGAGGCTCGGAAGTTCGAGCTGGAACGGCACGAGGTCATCCTCTGCACCTGCTCCTGTGCAGCCTCCGCCAGCCTCAAAACCCTGGATGTGAGGCAGATCCTTGTTGATGAGGCAGGCATGGCCACAGAACCTGAAACCCTCATCCCCCTGGTGCGGTTCCCACAGGCCGAGAAG GTGGTTCTTCTCGGAGACCACAAGCAGCTGCGGCCTGTGGTCAAGAATGAGTGGCTGCAAAACCTGGGTCTGGACCGGTCTCTGTTCGAGCGGTACCACGAGGACGCACACATGCTGGACACTCAGTACCGCATG CACGAGGGCATCTGTGCCTTCCCCTCTGTGGCATTCTACAAGAGCAGGCTGAAGACGTGGCAGGGCCTGAAGAGGCCGCCCAGTGTCCTGGGCCACGCTGGCAAGGAGAGCTGCCCTGTCATCTTTGGCCACGTGCAGGGCCACGAGCGGAGCCTGCTGGTGTCCACGGACGAAGGGAATGAGAACTCCAAGGCCAACCTGGAGGAGGTGGCTGAGGTG GTCCGTATCACCAAGCAGCTGACCCTGGGGAGGACCATAGAGCCCCAGGATGTCGCCGTCCTCACGCCCTACAACGCGCAGGCCTCTGAGATCAGCAAGGCCCTTCGACGAGAGGGCATCGCCGGGGTGGCTGTGTCCTCCATCACCAAGAGCCAGG GGAGCGAGTGGCGCTATGTGCTGGTGAGCACCGTCCGCACCTGTGCCAAGAGTGACCTGGACCAGCGGCCCACCAAGAGCTGGCTCAAGAAGTTTCTGGGCTTCGTTGTGGACCCCAACCAAGTGAACGTGGCTGTCACGCGGGCCCAGGAGGGGCTCTGCCTGATCG GAGACCACCTTCTCCTGCGCTGCTGCCCCCTCTGGCGGAGCCTCCTGGACTTCTGTGAGGCTCAGCAGAGCCTTGTGCCTGCCAGCCAGGTGCGCGTCTGCAGGAGGCCAACTATGCCTTCCTGA
- the FNDC11 gene encoding fibronectin type III domain-containing protein 11 yields the protein MSSHVAGLGLDKMKLGNPQSFLDQEEADDQQLLEPEAWRTYTERRNALREFLTSDLSPHLLKRHHARMQLLRKCSYYIEVLPKHLALGDQNPLVLPSAVCQLIDPRKFQRMKKVGTAQTKIQLLLLGDLLEQLDHGRAELDALLQSPDPRPFLADWALVERRLADVSAVMDSFLTMMVPGRLHVKHRLVSDVSAAKIPHIWLMLSTKMPVMFDRKESAAHQDWARLHWFVTIQPAASEQYELRFRLLDPRTQQECAQCGVIPVAACTFDVRNLLPNRSYKFTIKRVETSTLVYEPWRDSLTLQTKLGPLEGPALSHSVREMIF from the coding sequence ATGAGCTCCCACGTGGCAGGCCTGGGCCTGGACAAGATGAAGCTGGGCAATCCCCAGTCCTTCCTGGACCAGGAGGAGGCAGATGACCAGCAGCTGCTGGAGCCAGAGGCGTGGAGGACCTACACCGAGCGCCGCAATGCCCTGCGTGAGTTCCTGACTTCGGACCTGAGCCCGCACCTGCtcaagcgccaccacgcccgcaTGCAGCTGCTGCGTAAGTGCTCCTACTACATCGAGGTCCTGCCCAAGCACCTAGCCCTGGGCGACCAGAACCCGTTGGTGCTGCCCAGCGCCGTGTGCCAGCTCATCGACCCCCGGAAGTTCCAGCGCATGAAGAAGGTGGGCACAGCTCAGACCAAGATCCAGCTCCTGCTGCTCGGGGACCTGCTGGAGCAGCTGGACCATGGCCGTGCTGAGCTGGACGCCCTGCTCCAGTCGCCGGACCCACGGCCCTTCCTGGCCGACTGGGCGCTGGTGGAGCGGCGGCTGGCAGACGTGTCGGCTGTCATGGACAGCTTCCTGACCATGATGGTGCCGGGACGGCTGCACGTCAAGCACCGCCTGGTGTCTGATGTCAGTGCTGCCAAGATCCCGCACATCTGGCTCATGCTGAGCACCAAGATGCCCGTCATGTTTGACAGAAAGGAGTCGGCGGCCCACCAGGACTGGGCCCGCCTGCATTGGTTCGTCACCATCCAGCCGGCCGCCTCGGAGCAGTATGAGCTGCGCTTCAGGCTGCTGGACCCGCGGACGCAGCAGGAGTGCGCCCAGTGTGGCGTCATCCCCGTGGCTGCCTGCACCTTCGACGTTCGAAACCTGCTGCCCAACCGTTCCTACAAGTTCACCATCAAGAGGGTCGAGACCTCCACGCTGGTGTACGAGCCCTGGAGGGACAGCCTCACCCTGCAGACCAAGCTGGGGCCCCTGGAGGGGCCCGCCCTCAGCCACTCTGTCCGAGAGatgattttctaa